A genomic stretch from Thermonema lapsum includes:
- a CDS encoding formylmethanofuran dehydrogenase subunit E family protein codes for MKAFWFVILLAFTSCNTSDKYPAFETIDTDFSKGRLKQKQTITIKDIEKFHGHLCDGLVVGALAMQEAMKELYPNQPIDRTNLRIVSKPSPCLTDVAIYLTGGRYQFNTFFADTAIEGLYIIQRIDNLKTVSVSLNSGVKPTAIDSLGNLAIQQKLSPCDLDYLRKLEDDFTQNLIQSDPTKLFTVKEIQHFKWNPKTKNDYLKTDIINKNLPECK; via the coding sequence ATGAAAGCTTTTTGGTTTGTAATACTTTTAGCCTTTACTTCTTGCAACACTTCGGACAAATATCCAGCTTTTGAAACCATCGACACTGACTTTTCAAAAGGACGCTTGAAGCAAAAACAAACAATCACGATTAAAGACATAGAAAAATTTCACGGTCATTTGTGTGACGGATTGGTTGTGGGGGCATTGGCAATGCAAGAAGCAATGAAAGAGCTTTACCCAAACCAACCCATTGACAGAACAAATTTGCGAATTGTGAGCAAACCATCACCTTGCCTAACAGATGTTGCCATTTACCTAACAGGTGGACGATACCAATTCAACACGTTTTTTGCAGATACAGCAATTGAAGGACTTTACATCATACAACGAATTGACAACTTAAAAACGGTTTCAGTTTCCTTAAACAGTGGTGTAAAACCAACAGCAATCGATAGTTTAGGAAATCTCGCCATTCAACAAAAGCTTTCCCCTTGCGACCTTGACTACTTGCGGAAACTGGAAGACGATTTTACTCAAAATTTAATCCAATCAGATCCGACAAAACTTTTTACGGTCAAAGAAATTCAGCATTTCAAATGGAATCCTAAAACCAAAAACGATTACTTGAAGACAGATATAATAAACAAAAATCTTCCTGAATGCAAATAG